The following coding sequences lie in one Tachysurus fulvidraco isolate hzauxx_2018 chromosome 19, HZAU_PFXX_2.0, whole genome shotgun sequence genomic window:
- the LOC113651571 gene encoding asporin gives MRTVMFSLFWIFAVVKTLALQPRLNVTSSQIVSSDGVNRTQQSPDHIQQHPTEEEEEEELKWEKEPGTMITITITEEEEEVQGKRVDEESRTRPEELIEEENRGVAPSVRLSVDASLSSLSPSRYFSSTIIPSLITTSITTQGPVDMTQINLDADEQNTSLSGSPTSHFSALKNTSMLSSNQNRTHVNPSLDHIESSKETVDAAPTAKAARAGPTAMSLPSTFKTKAKNKDKRIAKTKKNKLLKKERNMKEKKNKPIKNSKQGERLKQKKDQLTPTPFFPYFEDHYCPPDCSCYGRVVQCSDKGLEMFPYGIPFNSRYILLMNNHIKSIPLDLLSEYLSMEFLVLSNNRLVDSSIEGAFKGIRALKRLYLDRNILQSVPNDLPASLEELRLDGNEVKVMSEVTWFRCPGLLILSLSNNSLESISSSFPVGVMSPLTSLRILSLSHNLLTSVPLHLPLSLQELYLRGNLIQRFQPGVFNGKAQLQVLDLSANRLTNKGLGKGALTNAIYLESLNLEGNFLKQVPRYLPHSLKTLNLEGNSISSISKAMFLSLPHLEHLGLARNKISKVVPGAFRVLPLLHQLDLSHNMLHQVPRQLPAWLVYIALNHNKIQMIPRDAFCSFKKSEAVKSRLVKVQLEHNLVDLGNLDSMAFSCLRGFQVVHFY, from the exons ATGAGAACGGTGATGTTTTCGCTGTTTTGGATCTTCGCCGTGGTAAAGACTTTAGCGCTTCAGCCAC GTCTGAACGTAACATCTTCTCAGATTGTGTCTTCGGACGGTGTGAATCGGACTCAGCAGAGTCCTGATCACATCCAGCAACATccaacagaagaagaagaagaagaagagctaaAATGGGAGAAAGAGCCAGGAACCATGATTACTATAACAAtaacagaggaagaagaggaagtacAGGGTAAAAGAGTGGATGAAGAGAGCAGGACCAGACCTGAGGAACTGATTGAGGAAGAGAATCGCGGTGTAGCTCCGTCTGTAAGACTATCAGTAGACGCTTCACTTTCCTCTTTGTCTCCTTCTCGGTATTTCTCATCCACCATCATTCCATCTTTGATCACCACCTCCATCACCACACAAGGTCCTGTAGACATGACACAGATTAATCTTGATGCTGATGAACAAAATACATCTCTCTCGGGTTCTCCCACCAGTCACTTTTCAGCTCTAAAGAACACATCTATGCTATCATCCAATCAGAACAGAACACATGTCAATCCCTCATTGGATCACATTGAAAGTTCTAAAGAAACCGTAGATGCCGCTCCCACAGCAAAGGCAGCCAGGGCTGGACCTACTGCCATGAGCTTACCCAGCACCTTCAAGACCAAAGCAAAGAACAAAGACAAGCGTATAGCAAAAaccaagaaaaacaaacttCTGAAGAAGGAGAGGAAtatgaaggagaagaaaaacaagCCTATAAAAAATTCAAAGCAAGGGGAAAGGctaaaacagaagaaagatCAGCTGACTCCTACCCCATTCTTTCCATATTTTGAAGATCACTACTGCCCACCAGACTGTTCTTGTTACGGGAG GGTGGTGCAATGTTCAGACAAAGGGCTCGAAATGTTTCCCTATGGTATTCCATTCAATTCCCGCTACATCCTTCTTATGAACAACCACATCAAGAGCATTCCGCTGGACCTGCTTTCAGAGTACCTTTCTATGGAGTTCTTGGTGCTGAGCAACAATCGTCTGGTAGACAGTTCTATCGAAGGTGCCTTCAAAGGCATTCGGGCACTAAAGAGGCTGTATTTAGACCGGAACATTCTCCAGAGTGTCCCTAATGACCTTCCAGCCTCACTGGAAGAGCTCCGTCTGGATGGGAACGAGGTGAAAGTGATGTCTGAGGTGACCTGGTTTCGTTGCCCTGGCTTGCTCATTCTCAGCTTGAGCAACAACAGTTTAGAAAGTATCTCCTCCTCATTCCCTGTTGGAGTAATGTCTCCACTAACCAGCCTTCGTATACTCAGCCTCTCCCACAACCTTCTTACCTCTGTCCCCTTGCATCTCCCTCTTAGCCTTCAAGAGCTTTACCTCCGTGGTAACCTCATCCAACGCTTCCAGCCAGGAGTTTTTAATGGCAAGGCACAGCTTCAAGTGTTGGACCTCAGTGCCAACAGGCTGACTAACAAGGGTTTGGGAAAAGGTGCACTAACCAATGCCATTTACTTGGAGAGTCTCAACCTAGAAGGGAACTTCTTGAAGCAAGTCCCTCGTTACCTACCACACTCCCTAAAGACCCTTAACTTAGAGGGAAACTCAATCTCGAGCATCAGCAAGGCCATGTTTCTCTCACTTCCACATCTGGAGCATCTTGGCCTAGCCCGCAATAAGATCTCCAAGGTGGTGCCTGGGGCATTTCGGGTGCTTCCTTTGTTGCACCAGCTGGACCTTAGCCACAATATGCTGCACCAGGTCCCACGTCAGCTCCCAGCTTGGCTCGTTTATATTGCGCTTAACCATAACAAGATTCAGATGATTCCACGTGATGCATTCTGCTCGTTCAAAAAATCAGAAGCAGTCAAAAGTCGACTGGTTAAGGTGCAGCTGGAGCACAACCTGGTAGACTTGGGAAACCTGGACAGCATGGCTTTCAGCTGCCTAAGAGGATTTCAGGTGGTGCACTTTTACTGA